One Paenibacillus riograndensis SBR5 DNA segment encodes these proteins:
- a CDS encoding DEAD/DEAH box helicase: MSMHTRTITVQLALSQYGDALIYGINERDDYVSGLLLKQQLFAWHEESFYGTELTTQNADGVELVILPAEQVIPFFADLKVLQHIGWSWEGNAALVTALAPVLAALLDEKQYVPSFSAFREGQLRWDWDGQALAGAVRGSRTAAEALRGLQERSTLAEGLQAAFSAAVFQRYYSTEAEAGDLRSEFPLLFSRSGLAAAGMDADSWLMSIGWKADSAPFRPALQLLEPDGDSSWRLQLLLQDKRDESALVPLRLSDDGEPHGRWPAPWAEHVRERAAGWLSRLRDSLPGGHIGRGRDVLGESLSDEVAWRFLTVDSRRLLEAGWQVLLPAWWEAASRKKPRLRAKISAGEGSRGGRSLFGLDALVDFDWRISIGDADLSEAEFAELVARGERLVKFRGQWIPLDPALLAQIQRAMAGMDKSQGLSFQDVLQLHLLGSSEDEAAEAAAEQAEEDAARFRLEVELNAHLVKLIGQLGQRDRWPQPAVPAGLHAELRSYQQEGFAWLAFLRRFGLGAVLADDMGLGKTVQLIAYLLHLKELEEAAEADPAAGRVRQTDPPGWPSLIICPTSVLGNWQKELQRFAPSLKVMLHYGSKRLDAGYFYGVASQADVVLTSYATAALDQELLKQFTWAAVCLDEAQNIKNAGTKQSSAVRSFPALHRIALTGTPIENRLSELWSIYDFITPGYLGSAKSFQDRFANAIEKERDAKRTADLQKMVKPFMLRRKKKDPAIQLDLPDKNEMKTYVHLTAEQAALYDQNVNGLLERMQKLEGIERKGAILAALTSLKQLCDHPLLLSKDALPEAESEGRVDTAALIERSAKLERLLAMVRELREENERCLIFTQYVGMGRMLQAVLSQELQEPVLYLNGSTPKSARDRMIEQFQTPAPPPGEVPPAGGRTQSDQPNVFILSLKAGGVGLNLTAANHVFHFDRWWNPAVENQATDRAYRMGQTKDVQVHKFISLGTLEEKIDEMLESKQQLSDDVISSSESWITELSTDALKDLFTLRREWVG, translated from the coding sequence CCTGATCTACGGCATCAACGAACGGGATGACTATGTCTCCGGCCTGCTGCTGAAGCAGCAGCTGTTCGCCTGGCATGAAGAATCCTTCTATGGCACGGAATTAACTACCCAGAACGCCGACGGCGTGGAGCTGGTCATTCTGCCCGCCGAGCAGGTGATCCCGTTCTTCGCGGATCTGAAGGTGCTCCAACACATTGGATGGAGCTGGGAGGGCAATGCTGCACTCGTGACCGCACTGGCCCCGGTTCTGGCCGCGCTGCTGGATGAGAAGCAGTATGTTCCCAGCTTCTCCGCGTTCCGCGAAGGCCAGCTGCGGTGGGACTGGGACGGCCAGGCGCTTGCGGGCGCTGTCCGCGGCAGCCGCACCGCTGCGGAAGCGCTGCGCGGGCTGCAGGAGCGCAGCACGCTTGCCGAAGGGCTGCAGGCCGCCTTCTCGGCGGCGGTCTTTCAGCGCTATTACAGCACGGAAGCCGAGGCGGGTGACCTGCGGAGCGAATTTCCGCTGCTGTTCAGCCGCAGCGGGCTGGCGGCCGCCGGGATGGACGCGGACAGCTGGCTGATGTCCATCGGCTGGAAGGCGGACTCCGCGCCGTTCCGCCCCGCGCTGCAGCTGCTGGAGCCGGACGGGGACTCGTCCTGGCGGCTGCAGCTGCTGCTGCAGGACAAGCGCGACGAATCCGCGCTTGTGCCGCTGCGGCTCTCGGACGACGGCGAGCCGCATGGGCGCTGGCCCGCGCCGTGGGCGGAGCACGTCCGCGAGCGGGCGGCCGGGTGGCTGTCGCGCCTGCGGGACAGCCTGCCCGGCGGACACATCGGCCGCGGGCGCGATGTGCTTGGGGAATCGCTTAGCGACGAGGTCGCGTGGCGGTTCCTTACGGTCGACAGCCGGCGCCTGCTGGAGGCCGGCTGGCAGGTGCTGCTGCCGGCGTGGTGGGAAGCCGCCAGCCGCAAAAAGCCGCGCCTGCGCGCCAAGATCAGCGCCGGCGAGGGCAGCCGCGGCGGCCGGTCGCTGTTCGGGCTGGATGCGCTGGTCGACTTCGACTGGCGCATCTCCATCGGCGACGCCGACCTCTCCGAGGCGGAGTTCGCCGAGCTGGTCGCGCGCGGCGAGCGGCTCGTGAAGTTCAGGGGCCAGTGGATTCCCCTGGACCCCGCCCTCCTGGCCCAGATTCAGCGGGCCATGGCCGGAATGGACAAGTCGCAGGGCTTGTCCTTCCAGGATGTGCTGCAGCTGCATCTGCTGGGCAGCAGCGAAGATGAAGCCGCTGAAGCTGCAGCGGAGCAGGCTGAAGAGGACGCGGCGCGCTTCCGGCTGGAGGTGGAGCTGAACGCGCATCTGGTCAAGCTGATCGGCCAGCTCGGGCAGCGTGACCGGTGGCCTCAGCCCGCTGTGCCTGCGGGGCTGCACGCTGAGCTGAGAAGCTACCAGCAGGAGGGCTTTGCCTGGCTGGCCTTCCTGCGCCGTTTCGGCCTGGGGGCTGTGCTGGCCGACGACATGGGCCTGGGCAAAACCGTGCAGCTCATTGCCTATCTGCTCCATTTGAAGGAGCTGGAGGAAGCAGCCGAAGCTGACCCCGCTGCCGGCAGGGTGCGGCAGACGGACCCGCCCGGCTGGCCTTCCCTGATCATCTGCCCGACCTCAGTACTCGGCAACTGGCAGAAGGAGCTGCAGCGGTTTGCCCCTTCCCTGAAGGTGATGCTGCATTATGGAAGCAAGCGGCTGGACGCCGGCTACTTCTACGGCGTAGCCTCTCAGGCGGATGTAGTCCTGACCTCGTACGCCACGGCTGCGCTCGACCAGGAGCTGCTCAAGCAATTCACCTGGGCAGCGGTCTGCCTGGATGAAGCACAGAACATCAAAAATGCCGGGACCAAGCAGTCCTCGGCTGTACGCAGCTTCCCGGCGCTGCACCGGATCGCGCTGACGGGAACACCGATCGAGAACAGGCTCTCGGAGCTGTGGTCGATCTATGACTTCATCACCCCGGGATACCTCGGCAGCGCCAAATCCTTTCAGGACCGGTTCGCAAATGCTATAGAGAAGGAACGGGATGCGAAGCGGACGGCGGATCTGCAAAAGATGGTTAAGCCGTTCATGCTGCGCCGCAAGAAAAAAGACCCGGCGATCCAGCTCGATCTTCCGGACAAAAACGAGATGAAAACCTATGTCCACCTCACGGCTGAACAGGCAGCCCTGTATGACCAGAACGTCAACGGCCTTCTGGAACGGATGCAAAAGCTGGAAGGGATTGAACGCAAAGGGGCTATTCTGGCCGCACTGACCAGTCTTAAACAGCTCTGTGACCATCCGCTGCTGCTGAGCAAGGATGCTTTGCCCGAGGCAGAATCGGAGGGCCGGGTCGATACCGCTGCCCTGATTGAGCGGTCAGCAAAATTGGAGCGGCTGCTCGCCATGGTGCGTGAGCTGCGCGAGGAGAATGAGCGCTGCCTGATCTTCACCCAATATGTCGGCATGGGCAGGATGCTGCAGGCCGTGCTGTCCCAGGAGCTGCAGGAACCCGTGCTGTATCTGAACGGCAGCACGCCCAAAAGCGCACGCGACCGCATGATAGAGCAATTCCAGACCCCTGCGCCCCCACCTGGGGAGGTCCCGCCTGCTGGCGGCCGGACGCAGTCTGATCAGCCCAATGTGTTCATTCTCTCATTGAAGGCGGGAGGGGTCGGCCTGAACCTGACCGCTGCCAATCATGTCTTCCACTTCGACCGCTGGTGGAATCCGGCTGTAGAGAATCAGGCGACGGACCGCGCATACCGGATGGGCCAGACTAAGGACGTGCAAGTGCACAAGTTCATCTCCCTGGGGACGCTGGAGGAAAAAATCGACGAAATGCTGGAGAGCAAGCAGCAGCTCAGCGATGATGTGATCTCCAGCTCTGAAAGCTGGATTACCGAGCTGTCCACCGATGCCCTGAAGGATCTGTTCACGCTGCGGAGGGAGTGGGTAGGCTGA